In Urechidicola croceus, a single window of DNA contains:
- a CDS encoding P-loop NTPase family protein yields the protein MIKIQPHIIQEGSVQFQLGELTGNKISYNFPKILIYLEAKGKLLFGKNFKIYSEDEAILYKLCIYFIRDFETCKKLEIDPNKGILLSGPVGCGKTSLMKLLPHIVPHQIKHIVIPARNITFNFNKSGFKIIEDYGNSGFYCFDDLGVETTGRHFGKDCNVMGEILLSRHDLFLKRKLRTHATTNLNAQELENRYGNRVRSRMRQLFNLIAFDRECIDKRK from the coding sequence ATGATTAAAATACAACCACATATAATCCAAGAAGGAAGTGTGCAATTTCAATTAGGTGAATTGACAGGTAATAAAATAAGCTATAATTTCCCTAAAATTTTAATCTATTTAGAAGCAAAAGGTAAATTATTGTTCGGTAAGAATTTTAAAATATATTCAGAAGATGAAGCAATTTTATACAAGTTGTGCATCTATTTTATTCGTGATTTTGAAACTTGTAAGAAATTAGAAATAGATCCAAATAAAGGAATTCTGTTATCAGGTCCAGTAGGTTGTGGTAAAACAAGTTTAATGAAATTATTACCGCACATTGTACCTCATCAAATTAAGCATATTGTAATTCCTGCAAGAAATATTACGTTTAATTTCAATAAAAGTGGTTTTAAAATTATTGAAGATTATGGTAATAGTGGTTTTTACTGTTTTGATGATTTAGGGGTAGAAACAACTGGAAGGCATTTCGGAAAAGATTGCAATGTAATGGGTGAAATTCTCTTATCTCGTCATGATTTATTTTTAAAAAGAAAATTAAGAACTCACGCTACCACAAACCTCAACGCACAAGAATTAGAAAATAGATATGGAAATCGTGTTCGCTCAAGAATGAGACAATTATTTAATTTGATTGCTTTTGATAGAGAATGTATAGACAAAAGAAAATAG
- a CDS encoding DUF305 domain-containing protein: MNTQGYKNNEKGMSNYTKFFLMLGASFVAMYITMYLNTYEFDHVWFSLTRFYMVCLGISTMALIMFFFMRNMYKNKKKNLGIVIGSVVLFLGALGLVRDQKSTVGDILWMKGMIPHHSIAILTSERADIKDPEVKKLADDIIKAQKKEIEEMKAMIKRLENEK; this comes from the coding sequence ATGAACACACAAGGATACAAAAACAATGAAAAAGGAATGAGCAACTATACAAAATTTTTCTTAATGTTAGGAGCATCTTTTGTTGCAATGTACATCACTATGTATCTCAATACATATGAGTTTGACCACGTTTGGTTTAGTCTTACAAGATTCTATATGGTTTGTTTAGGCATCTCGACAATGGCATTAATTATGTTTTTCTTTATGAGGAATATGTATAAGAATAAAAAGAAGAATTTGGGAATTGTTATAGGTAGTGTAGTACTTTTTCTTGGAGCTTTAGGATTAGTACGTGACCAAAAATCAACAGTTGGAGATATATTGTGGATGAAAGGTATGATACCACATCATTCCATAGCAATCTTAACCAGTGAAAGAGCTGATATAAAAGACCCAGAGGTCAAAAAGTTGGCAGATGATATTATAAAAGCACAGAAGAAGGAAATTGAAGAAATGAAAGCAATGATAAAACGATTAGAAAATGAAAAATAA
- a CDS encoding helix-turn-helix domain-containing protein: protein MPTSIITTEDLREFKEELLEDIKAMINHQSGFAPKKWLKSPEVRDLLSISPGTLQNLRINGTLPYSKVGGVIYYDYEEIVKVLEENRIHNKF from the coding sequence ATGCCAACATCAATTATTACTACAGAAGATCTTCGTGAGTTTAAAGAAGAATTATTAGAAGACATTAAAGCGATGATTAATCATCAATCGGGCTTTGCTCCTAAAAAATGGTTAAAATCTCCAGAAGTTAGAGACTTGTTAAGTATCTCTCCAGGAACACTACAAAATTTAAGAATTAACGGCACGCTTCCTTACTCTAAAGTAGGTGGTGTTATTTATTACGATTATGAAGAAATTGTAAAAGTATTAGAAGAAAATAGAATTCATAACAAGTTCTAA
- a CDS encoding sce7726 family protein gives MRVAKNIESLRNLSQILSPANFKKIVKDRNYFDTFYRINKHTKISDSTTNFEVINTIYKSLLGTYKNEYVYKNILLNQKLLKKYSLKKSIALSEFKIGNSIADFVILNGEARVYEIKTELDGLDKLDKQLADYKKFADKIYVVSNSKHIPNLLVKFHNTEIGLIELTKRNALKTIKKAEQNFSFSYETLFKSLRKDEYISLLKKHFGVIPKVPNTLIFRECYKLSKKIDILEFQKLVIKELKFRNISNPELFNDDLVPDSLKHICYTLNFSKKDFIELEDFLYKKSKLCISHMSEVNNLS, from the coding sequence ATGCGAGTAGCTAAAAATATAGAAAGTTTAAGGAATTTATCACAAATTCTATCTCCTGCTAATTTTAAAAAAATAGTAAAGGATAGGAATTATTTTGATACATTTTATCGAATTAATAAGCACACAAAAATATCAGATTCTACAACTAACTTCGAAGTAATTAATACTATTTACAAATCACTTTTAGGTACTTATAAAAATGAATATGTTTATAAAAATATTCTTTTAAATCAAAAACTTCTTAAAAAGTATAGCTTAAAAAAATCAATAGCACTATCAGAATTTAAAATTGGTAATTCAATAGCAGACTTTGTTATTTTAAATGGTGAAGCTCGTGTTTATGAAATTAAAACTGAATTAGATGGTTTAGATAAATTAGACAAACAATTAGCAGATTATAAAAAATTTGCAGATAAAATCTATGTAGTTTCAAATTCAAAACATATTCCTAATTTATTAGTTAAATTTCATAACACAGAAATTGGTTTAATTGAATTGACAAAAAGAAACGCACTTAAAACTATTAAAAAAGCAGAACAAAATTTTTCATTTTCCTATGAAACATTGTTTAAAAGTTTAAGAAAAGACGAGTATATTAGTTTACTAAAAAAACATTTTGGAGTAATTCCCAAAGTTCCTAACACGCTAATTTTTAGAGAATGCTATAAACTTTCAAAAAAAATAGATATTTTAGAGTTTCAAAAATTAGTTATAAAAGAATTAAAATTTAGAAACATTTCTAACCCAGAATTATTTAATGATGATTTAGTACCAGATTCATTAAAACATATCTGTTACACATTAAATTTTTCAAAAAAAGATTTTATTGAGTTAGAAGATTTTCTTTACAAAAAAAGTAAGCTATGTATTTCCCATATGTCAGAGGTAAACAATTTGAGTTAA
- a CDS encoding RES domain-containing protein translates to MISIINADDRNGNCDFCNSINVSIYSARELAPFFRNIFSLYEVNADSVFDIAQSIKKDFNLTTNLVDNNKLLFESIFVDEEEILTELFNSNVSSEIKIELISETNQIHTIWKEFKEEIKSVNRYHINNTIDLKKLANFFNHESFYKTIKKGRIFYRCRVSDKIGFTINQMGNPPNELASGGRANPKGISYLYIADKIETSLYETRASLFDYVTVGEFRLNEDLKILNLRNPKDDPIPWSENEAIEDFLTYVPFIQTLQKEISLPIRKRDKQLDYIPTQYISEFIKSLGFDGVEYQSSLFAEGYNLAIFNPDKLECISTKVYEIENIKLHHKLLDNN, encoded by the coding sequence TTGATAAGTATAATTAATGCTGATGATAGAAATGGGAATTGTGATTTTTGTAATTCAATAAATGTTTCTATTTATTCAGCAAGAGAATTAGCTCCTTTTTTTCGTAATATATTTTCATTGTATGAAGTGAATGCTGATTCGGTTTTTGATATTGCCCAATCCATAAAAAAAGACTTTAATCTTACTACCAATTTAGTTGATAATAATAAACTATTATTTGAATCTATTTTTGTAGATGAAGAAGAAATATTAACAGAATTATTCAATAGTAATGTATCGTCAGAAATAAAGATTGAACTAATTTCTGAAACCAATCAAATTCATACTATTTGGAAAGAATTTAAAGAAGAAATTAAATCTGTAAATCGATATCATATCAATAACACAATTGATTTGAAAAAATTAGCCAACTTTTTCAATCACGAAAGTTTTTATAAAACGATAAAGAAAGGTCGTATTTTTTACAGATGTCGAGTATCAGATAAAATAGGTTTTACTATAAATCAAATGGGCAATCCACCTAATGAATTAGCTTCTGGTGGTAGAGCAAACCCTAAAGGAATATCTTATTTATATATAGCTGATAAAATAGAAACATCTTTGTATGAAACAAGAGCATCTTTATTTGATTATGTTACAGTCGGTGAATTTCGTTTAAATGAAGATCTAAAAATTCTTAATTTAAGAAATCCAAAAGACGACCCTATTCCTTGGTCTGAAAATGAGGCTATAGAAGATTTTTTAACCTATGTTCCATTTATACAAACTTTACAAAAAGAAATCTCATTACCAATAAGAAAAAGAGATAAACAATTAGATTACATTCCTACTCAATATATTTCTGAATTTATAAAATCATTAGGTTTTGATGGTGTAGAATATCAGAGTTCATTATTTGCTGAAGGTTATAATTTAGCTATTTTCAATCCAGATAAGTTAGAATGCATTTCTACAAAAGTTTATGAAATTGAGAATATAAAATTACATCATAAATTACTTGATAATAATTAA
- a CDS encoding heavy metal translocating P-type ATPase gives MKHKYQIQGMTCKGCMRTVNNALSEVEGVENVEIDFETSTATIEMTAHISIDNFEKSLQEKKAKYHIHPDKGNGLITRTFPVNGMTCNGCKAHVVKTLSSVEGVQSVSVDLKNAEATIDMKPEIPIEKFQEVLEKDGGTYSIFKAGQRPDANKEKKTKPEVQGTGTFYCPMHCEGDKTYDEPGDCPVCGMDLVEEVSLTTTNKQQWTCPMHPEVVKDEEGSCPICGMDLVPLKPEASAEEKTYKKLLKKFWIASVFTFPIFIIAMSEMLNNNPLYDIMEQKYWNWIQFALSIPVVFYATWMFFERAYKSIKTWNLNMFTLIGIGAGVAWLFSVVGMLIPDVFPEQFKTESGAVHVYFEAATVILTLVLLGQLLEARAHSKTNSAVKELLKLAPNKAIKIVDGEEVEVSINKIELNDILKVKPGDKIPVDGVITEGETTIDESMITGEPIPVNKSQEDKVSSGTINGNQSFLMKAEKVGSDTLLSQIIHMVNDASRSRAPIQNLADKVSGYFVPVVVLISIITFIVWTIWGPEPVYVYAFVNAIAVLIIACPCALGLATPMSVMVGVGKGAQNGVLIKNAEALEKMDKVDTLIVDKTGTITEGKPTVETVGAFNDALSEKEILQYIVSLNTNSEHPLAEATVKYGKEHNAEIIKSENFSAVTGKGVEAIISDKKLALGNPKMMEYAKADITSKMKDEAKSYQKQGKTVSYLSIDKTVVGYVVIGDKIKETSAKAIKTLQDKGIDVIMLTGDNHDTAQAVASELNLADFKTSMLPEDKLKEVEKLQEKGKVVAMAGDGINDAPALAKSDIGIAMGTGTDVAIESAMITLVKGDLHGIVKAKNLSHSVMKNIKQNLFFALIYNTLGVPIAAGVLFPFFGILLSPMIAALAMSFSSVSVIGNALRLRTIKV, from the coding sequence ATGAAACACAAATATCAAATTCAAGGAATGACCTGCAAAGGATGTATGAGAACTGTTAATAATGCTTTGTCAGAAGTGGAAGGAGTAGAAAATGTGGAGATTGATTTTGAAACATCAACAGCAACCATAGAAATGACAGCGCATATTTCAATAGACAATTTTGAAAAATCGCTACAAGAAAAAAAAGCAAAATATCATATTCATCCAGATAAAGGTAATGGCTTAATCACAAGAACTTTTCCAGTTAATGGGATGACCTGTAATGGCTGTAAAGCTCACGTAGTAAAAACACTTTCTTCTGTTGAAGGTGTACAAAGCGTTTCAGTTGATTTAAAAAATGCCGAAGCTACTATAGATATGAAACCAGAAATACCAATTGAAAAGTTTCAAGAGGTTTTAGAAAAAGATGGTGGTACATATAGCATTTTTAAAGCAGGTCAAAGACCTGATGCTAATAAAGAGAAAAAAACAAAACCAGAAGTACAAGGTACAGGAACATTTTATTGTCCTATGCATTGTGAAGGTGACAAAACCTACGATGAGCCAGGAGACTGTCCTGTTTGTGGTATGGATTTAGTCGAAGAAGTAAGTCTAACCACAACAAACAAACAGCAATGGACGTGTCCTATGCATCCAGAAGTTGTAAAAGATGAAGAGGGCTCTTGTCCTATTTGCGGTATGGATTTAGTGCCATTGAAACCTGAAGCATCAGCGGAAGAAAAAACCTATAAAAAACTATTGAAAAAGTTTTGGATAGCATCCGTTTTCACTTTCCCAATTTTTATAATCGCAATGAGCGAAATGCTCAATAACAATCCATTGTACGATATAATGGAACAAAAATATTGGAATTGGATTCAGTTTGCTTTATCCATTCCAGTTGTATTCTATGCTACTTGGATGTTTTTTGAACGTGCTTACAAAAGTATTAAAACGTGGAACCTTAATATGTTTACACTCATTGGGATTGGTGCTGGTGTTGCTTGGCTATTTAGTGTAGTTGGGATGCTTATACCTGATGTTTTTCCAGAGCAATTTAAAACAGAGTCAGGTGCAGTACACGTCTATTTTGAAGCAGCAACGGTTATTCTAACCTTAGTGTTATTAGGTCAATTATTGGAAGCTCGTGCACATAGCAAAACCAATTCGGCAGTAAAAGAATTATTAAAGTTAGCACCTAATAAAGCAATAAAAATTGTTGATGGAGAAGAAGTTGAAGTCAGTATAAATAAGATAGAATTAAATGATATTCTAAAAGTAAAACCAGGTGATAAAATTCCTGTAGATGGTGTGATAACTGAAGGCGAAACAACCATTGACGAATCTATGATTACAGGAGAACCTATTCCTGTAAACAAATCTCAAGAAGATAAAGTAAGTAGCGGAACAATTAATGGGAATCAATCATTCTTGATGAAAGCGGAAAAAGTAGGAAGTGATACGTTACTCTCACAAATCATTCATATGGTTAATGATGCCAGTAGAAGTCGCGCACCTATTCAGAATTTAGCAGATAAGGTATCAGGTTATTTTGTACCAGTTGTAGTTCTTATTTCTATTATCACATTTATTGTTTGGACAATTTGGGGTCCAGAACCAGTTTATGTGTATGCGTTTGTGAATGCAATTGCAGTACTAATCATTGCGTGTCCTTGTGCTTTAGGTTTAGCAACACCAATGTCTGTAATGGTTGGTGTGGGAAAAGGTGCTCAAAATGGTGTATTGATTAAAAATGCAGAAGCTCTTGAAAAAATGGATAAGGTTGATACTTTAATAGTAGATAAAACTGGTACGATTACCGAAGGCAAACCAACAGTAGAAACAGTTGGTGCTTTTAATGATGCTTTAAGCGAAAAAGAGATACTACAATACATCGTTTCATTAAATACCAATAGCGAACACCCATTAGCCGAAGCGACAGTTAAATATGGAAAAGAGCATAATGCTGAAATAATAAAATCTGAAAACTTTAGTGCTGTTACAGGAAAAGGTGTTGAAGCTATAATAAGTGATAAAAAATTAGCATTAGGAAATCCTAAAATGATGGAATATGCCAAAGCAGATATTACTTCTAAAATGAAAGACGAAGCTAAATCTTACCAAAAACAAGGTAAGACAGTTTCTTATTTGTCGATAGATAAAACCGTTGTTGGCTATGTTGTTATTGGAGATAAAATAAAAGAAACAAGTGCCAAAGCAATTAAAACACTTCAAGATAAAGGCATTGATGTTATAATGCTTACAGGCGATAATCACGATACCGCACAAGCAGTAGCTTCAGAACTTAATTTGGCAGATTTCAAAACCAGTATGCTACCAGAAGATAAACTCAAAGAAGTAGAGAAACTGCAAGAAAAAGGAAAAGTGGTTGCTATGGCAGGTGATGGTATTAATGATGCACCAGCATTGGCAAAAAGTGATATAGGTATTGCAATGGGTACTGGAACAGATGTGGCGATAGAAAGTGCAATGATAACGCTTGTAAAAGGTGATTTACACGGCATTGTAAAGGCTAAAAATTTAAGTCATTCCGTAATGAAGAATATTAAGCAAAATCTATTTTTTGCACTTATTTATAACACATTAGGAGTACCTATTGCAGCAGGTGTGTTGTTTCCGTTCTTCGGAATACTACTCTCGCCAATGATAGCAGCTTTAGCAATGAGTTTTAGCTCTGTTTCGGTTATAGGTAATGCACTACGATTAAGAACAATAAAAGTTTAA
- a CDS encoding DUF5675 family protein yields the protein MELVLQRAYFKQGTNGTLFISDWFLCHTIELPWRNNQRNVSCIPEGQYEIIPRFSKKFKHHLILKIVANRSFILLHPANDAKRDLQGCIAPVTYLSGIGKGVYSRDAMQKLLSLVYQAQDRKEKILLIIKSQNHENYRTLPKTNS from the coding sequence ATGGAATTAGTGCTACAAAGAGCTTATTTTAAACAGGGTACCAATGGTACTCTGTTTATTTCTGATTGGTTTCTTTGTCATACCATTGAGTTGCCCTGGAGAAACAATCAACGAAACGTTTCCTGCATACCAGAAGGACAATATGAAATTATTCCTCGCTTTTCTAAAAAGTTTAAACATCATTTAATATTAAAAATTGTAGCCAACAGAAGCTTTATTTTATTGCATCCTGCAAATGACGCCAAAAGAGATTTGCAAGGTTGTATTGCTCCCGTAACTTATTTAAGTGGTATTGGAAAAGGGGTTTATTCCAGAGATGCCATGCAGAAATTATTGTCTTTGGTATATCAAGCTCAAGACCGAAAAGAAAAAATACTATTAATTATTAAATCACAAAATCATGAAAATTATAGAACGTTACCAAAAACCAACTCCTAA
- a CDS encoding efflux RND transporter periplasmic adaptor subunit — protein MKNNKIVIYVGLLITGVLLGWLLFGGSSKEETDHNHDKVAETNQMWTCSMHPQIMQPEPGDCPICGMDLIPAANSSDGLLADQFKLTENAIALANIQTTIVGKGNVDGNTIKLSGKIAENEEANAVQVSYFSGRIERLNVSFTGEEVRKGQLLATIYSPELYAAQQELITASSLKESQPALYKAVRNKLKLWKLSDNQINQIEETGKVKENFPVYATVSGTVTEKLVEQGDYIKQGQPLLKIANLNTVWANFDVYENQIDLFKKGQEVLVTTNAYANKEFKGKVDFIEPILNTKTRTVTLRVVLNNKNDVIKPGMFVTANIERVTGSNDEVLTIPASAVLWTGERSVVYLKTNPDQTVFEMREVVLGNQIGNEYEVLEGLFVGNEIVTNGTFTVDAAAQLQGKKSMMNKDGGKVMTGHEGHLGMDNNVLKKESGHTNMNERLTVSEKFQEQLKVVYNDYINLKDALVKEDSKNTSVNATSLLNNLSKVDMKLLSDNNAHTHWMSLVKEIQSSATSISKTSDIKAQRDHFKHLSSHLINAVQLFGVNEKVYVEFCPMADNNNGAYWLSKEEKVINPYFGEAMLTCGEVKQVIE, from the coding sequence ATGAAAAATAACAAAATAGTAATATACGTTGGTTTGCTCATAACAGGTGTTCTTTTAGGATGGTTGCTTTTCGGTGGTTCATCAAAAGAAGAAACAGACCATAATCACGATAAGGTTGCAGAAACCAATCAAATGTGGACGTGTTCTATGCATCCACAAATTATGCAACCAGAACCAGGCGATTGTCCTATCTGCGGTATGGATTTAATTCCTGCAGCAAATAGTTCAGATGGTTTATTAGCAGACCAATTTAAGTTAACTGAAAATGCGATAGCATTAGCCAATATCCAAACAACCATAGTCGGCAAAGGTAATGTTGATGGCAACACCATTAAATTATCAGGTAAAATTGCTGAAAATGAAGAAGCTAATGCAGTACAAGTAAGTTATTTTTCGGGTAGAATTGAACGTTTGAATGTCAGTTTTACAGGCGAGGAAGTTCGTAAAGGTCAATTATTAGCAACCATTTATTCGCCAGAATTGTATGCAGCACAACAAGAATTGATTACAGCTTCATCATTAAAGGAATCACAACCTGCATTATATAAGGCAGTTCGTAATAAATTAAAATTATGGAAGCTCTCTGACAATCAAATCAATCAGATTGAAGAAACTGGAAAAGTAAAAGAAAACTTTCCAGTTTATGCAACCGTTTCAGGAACAGTTACCGAAAAATTAGTAGAACAAGGCGACTACATCAAACAAGGTCAACCATTGCTTAAAATTGCAAATCTCAATACGGTTTGGGCAAACTTTGATGTCTATGAAAATCAAATCGATTTATTTAAAAAGGGACAAGAAGTTTTAGTGACTACAAACGCTTATGCTAATAAGGAATTTAAAGGGAAAGTAGATTTCATTGAACCAATATTAAATACCAAAACAAGAACAGTAACCTTACGTGTGGTGCTTAATAACAAAAACGATGTAATTAAACCAGGAATGTTTGTAACCGCAAATATTGAACGAGTTACAGGTAGTAATGATGAAGTGTTAACAATCCCAGCATCTGCTGTACTTTGGACAGGTGAGCGTTCTGTTGTCTATTTAAAAACCAATCCAGACCAAACCGTTTTTGAAATGCGTGAAGTTGTTTTAGGTAATCAAATTGGTAATGAATATGAAGTTTTAGAAGGATTATTTGTTGGAAATGAAATCGTAACTAACGGAACTTTTACGGTTGATGCAGCAGCTCAATTACAAGGTAAAAAATCAATGATGAATAAAGATGGCGGCAAAGTAATGACTGGTCACGAAGGACATTTAGGAATGGATAATAATGTATTAAAAAAAGAAAGTGGCCATACTAATATGAACGAAAGATTGACAGTATCAGAGAAATTTCAAGAACAACTAAAAGTTGTTTACAATGACTATATCAATTTAAAAGATGCTTTAGTTAAAGAAGATTCAAAAAATACTTCAGTTAATGCAACAAGTTTATTAAACAATTTAAGTAAAGTGGATATGAAATTATTATCAGACAATAATGCTCATACACATTGGATGTCATTAGTAAAAGAAATACAATCTTCTGCGACCTCTATTTCTAAAACCTCTGATATAAAGGCTCAAAGAGACCATTTCAAGCATTTATCATCGCATCTAATCAATGCGGTTCAATTATTTGGTGTCAATGAAAAAGTGTATGTAGAATTTTGTCCAATGGCAGATAACAACAATGGTGCTTATTGGTTGAGTAAAGAAGAAAAAGTAATCAATCCATATTTTGGTGAAGCAATGCTAACCTGTGGAGAAGTAAAACAAGTAATAGAATAA
- a CDS encoding RteC domain-containing protein, which yields MKKIEKIIEELDYNLDFLEKETEGAIEKAEEGIRITKRALAQIKTLFLKSNDISKNEEISFFKNSKPYVFSKLIYYVKLFNIESKRPRSSNKSQIKYFYNHIDKLQDYFNDNLEFYHYYRRGAQFLDEEYFIRGKIDLRLFPDSLSFFTDNKFSTSHDTTVATILAYDMLIVYLKREIDMLENKNTMETNYGTFKNQSKLFWTGNKTDLIELIYALHSSGVINSGTADIKELATAFEQMFKIELGDYYRTFLEIKSRKINQTKFIDKIKLALTNKIIESDE from the coding sequence TTGAAAAAGATTGAAAAAATTATTGAAGAATTAGACTATAATTTAGATTTTTTAGAAAAAGAAACAGAAGGAGCTATTGAAAAAGCCGAAGAAGGTATTAGAATAACAAAAAGAGCTTTAGCACAAATTAAAACCTTGTTTTTAAAGTCTAATGATATTTCTAAAAATGAAGAAATATCCTTTTTTAAAAATTCTAAACCTTATGTATTTAGTAAATTAATTTATTATGTAAAATTATTTAACATAGAGAGTAAGAGACCAAGAAGTAGTAACAAATCACAAATTAAATATTTCTATAATCACATTGATAAGCTACAAGATTATTTTAATGACAATTTAGAGTTTTATCATTACTACAGAAGAGGTGCACAGTTTTTAGATGAAGAATATTTTATAAGAGGTAAAATAGATTTAAGATTATTTCCAGATTCACTTTCTTTTTTTACAGATAATAAATTCTCTACAAGTCACGATACAACTGTTGCTACAATATTGGCTTATGATATGTTAATTGTCTATTTAAAAAGAGAAATTGATATGTTAGAAAATAAGAATACTATGGAAACAAATTATGGCACTTTTAAAAACCAATCAAAATTATTTTGGACTGGTAACAAAACAGATTTAATTGAGCTCATTTATGCACTACATAGTTCTGGTGTTATTAATAGTGGTACAGCAGATATTAAAGAATTAGCAACTGCTTTTGAGCAAATGTTTAAAATAGAATTAGGTGATTATTACAGAACGTTTTTAGAAATAAAATCAAGAAAAATAAATCAAACTAAATTTATTGATAAAATAAAACTAGCATTAACAAATAAAATTATAGAATCAGACGAATAA
- a CDS encoding heavy-metal-associated domain-containing protein, which translates to MKKVILSLAVIAALGLTSCKNETKKETETTTTEISKDMAMTDLSFGVRGNCGMCKNTIEKAANGVEGVASANWDVDKKKIDVSFDDSKTDAMAIHKAIAASGYDTEKVAGSEEAYKDLPGCCKYDHSMQMNQ; encoded by the coding sequence ATGAAGAAAGTAATTTTAAGTTTGGCTGTAATAGCAGCATTAGGTTTAACAAGTTGTAAAAACGAAACTAAAAAAGAAACAGAAACCACAACTACTGAAATATCAAAAGATATGGCAATGACAGACCTGTCTTTTGGTGTAAGAGGAAATTGCGGAATGTGTAAAAACACTATCGAAAAAGCAGCTAACGGTGTTGAAGGCGTTGCAAGTGCGAATTGGGATGTCGATAAAAAGAAAATTGATGTCTCTTTTGATGATTCAAAAACGGATGCAATGGCAATTCATAAAGCAATAGCAGCTTCAGGTTACGACACCGAAAAAGTTGCAGGAAGTGAAGAAGCCTATAAAGATTTACCAGGTTGTTGTAAATATGATCATAGTATGCAAATGAACCAATAA
- a CDS encoding sce7725 family protein has protein sequence MYFPYVRGKQFELIALRELCGLLHNFSTKISPVIEPIKGSSTLKSALKTLAAKKVNFSVIINPKVGGLVGEGNKIIELLKDVLQDYNNYQIAIIIDTKIEEQIPALIEGINNLDLNYQGVTLIHNSEISEVSIAEIQNNINVIYNIIYFSNTSRRYYRLFSEESRISLDDYFKDMPRNADYLEVGESPFSEEYRFYKDEGFFGFSDFLTVGDNYSDSGFLPRAVAMHLSYINASGKIMVKHFVSDSNGDVSDIGGKFAEALEKLVNWSISNNINTQAVEIYKDLHNRGHFPGLGTLKKLSIMNHIELIVDKI, from the coding sequence ATGTATTTCCCATATGTCAGAGGTAAACAATTTGAGTTAATCGCATTACGTGAGTTATGTGGTTTACTACACAATTTTTCTACTAAAATTTCTCCAGTAATCGAACCAATTAAAGGTTCTTCTACTTTAAAATCTGCGTTAAAAACTTTAGCTGCTAAAAAAGTAAATTTTAGTGTTATTATCAATCCTAAAGTTGGTGGTTTAGTAGGAGAAGGAAATAAAATTATAGAACTTCTTAAAGATGTGTTGCAAGATTACAACAATTATCAAATTGCAATAATTATTGATACAAAAATAGAAGAGCAAATTCCAGCTTTAATTGAAGGTATAAATAATTTAGACTTAAACTATCAGGGTGTTACTTTAATTCATAATTCTGAAATATCTGAAGTCAGTATTGCCGAAATTCAAAATAATATAAATGTTATTTACAATATAATTTACTTTAGTAATACAAGCAGGCGTTATTATAGACTATTTTCTGAAGAAAGTAGAATATCATTAGATGATTATTTTAAAGATATGCCAAGAAATGCAGATTATCTTGAAGTTGGTGAAAGTCCTTTTTCAGAAGAATACCGTTTTTATAAAGACGAAGGCTTTTTTGGTTTTTCTGATTTTTTAACAGTTGGCGATAATTATTCAGATTCAGGTTTTTTACCCAGAGCAGTAGCAATGCATTTATCTTATATTAATGCATCAGGTAAAATAATGGTAAAACACTTTGTGTCAGACTCAAATGGTGATGTATCTGATATAGGTGGTAAATTTGCAGAAGCACTTGAAAAACTTGTTAATTGGTCTATTAGCAATAATATAAATACCCAAGCTGTTGAAATTTATAAAGACCTTCATAATCGTGGCCACTTTCCTGGTTTAGGCACCTTAAAAAAACTATCTATAATGAATCATATTGAATTAATTGTAGATAAGATTTAA